The sequence below is a genomic window from Sorangiineae bacterium MSr12523.
CGGCGGGGTGGGCATTGCGGCGGTGCAGCTCGGGAAGCTACTCGGCGCACGCGTCATCGCGGCAGCCTCGACCGACGAAAAGGTTGCATTCTGCAAGGAACAAGGCGCCGACGAAGGCATCGTGTACGGGCGCGAGGACCTGAAGGAGCGCCTGAAGGTGCTCACCTCGGGCCAAGGGGCGAACGTCATTTACGATCCGGTGGGCGGCGCACTGGCCGAGCCCGCACTGCGATCCATTGCGTGGGAAGGCCGCTACCTGGTGGTGGGCTTCGCGGCCGGCGACATTCCGAAGATTCCGCTCAACCTGGTGCTGCTCAAGGGCTGCCAGGTGGTGGGTGTCTTCTGGGGCAGCTTCGCCATGCGCGAACCGGAGCGAAACCGTGCGCACGCGACGCAGCTCTTCACGTGGGTGCAGGAAGGGAAGTTGCGCCCTCACGTGGATGCGGTGCTCCCCTTCGCGCAGGCAGGTGAAGCGCTCGAGCGCCTCGCCCGACGCGATGTTAAGGGGAAAATCGTGCTCGTTCCTTGATCGCGCGGACAAAAGGAAGAATCTTTACGAACACGCGCAACGCGGTGTCGTTTCGCGCATCTTCTTAGCAAACGCACGCCTGGCGTGCGAACGCTAGTATCCACCATCACTTCCACGGGTGAGCCGGAGCTCGCGTGCTGGACGGCTTTGTGTCTGCG
It includes:
- a CDS encoding NADPH:quinone oxidoreductase family protein, which produces MRAVRVHQLTGPSGLEVDEVPEPKVGPGEVLLDVKAAGVNFPDLLLSYGKYQFKPEPPFVPGGEASGVVREVGAGVTKVAPGDRVATTMIHGAFAEVIVVPDAMVAKIGDAVSFEAAAATLLTYCTTLHALVDRAALNAGDTLLVLGAAGGVGIAAVQLGKLLGARVIAAASTDEKVAFCKEQGADEGIVYGREDLKERLKVLTSGQGANVIYDPVGGALAEPALRSIAWEGRYLVVGFAAGDIPKIPLNLVLLKGCQVVGVFWGSFAMREPERNRAHATQLFTWVQEGKLRPHVDAVLPFAQAGEALERLARRDVKGKIVLVP